The DNA region TGTATTGTCTTTCTTTCTCAGTGAGACCCCAAGGTTTCTTATTAAGAAATGGCATATGGAGGAGGCAAAAGCGTCCCTTAATATGTTGAGGAAATGTGGAGCAGAAGCAGAGCTACAAATGTTGGCAAGCATGATGGAAAATGAAGGCAAGAGGAAAAGGAAGAAATTGTCACTCGCCACTTTTACTGCTTAAAATAGTGGCACAAAATTTTCAGCAAGTGTTGAGTTTAGACTCAATACTATTCTTTGGACCATTACTTCTGCAGTCAACTAGATACACCTATAATGCCTCATTCGTCGCTGCGCTCATTGTCGAAGTTGTTCTAGCTGGAGTTGCTGGACTCACTTATCCAAGTTACAACTTCTTCGGCCAACGGATGACTCTAGTCACGTGATATTTAGGCATGATTTTAGCACATGtacttcttcatttctttcttatttaggtttcctttatatatattgatttttattaactgaaataTAGCATATCTAATTTTATATCACTTTTCTCATATTTTTCCAGATTTCCTTGCTGGGTCTCTTCCTTTTGGTAGGAGACTATATCTTTCAACTGAGCCAAAAGAGTGCCTATGTTGGCATAGCATTTGCCATCCCCCTCATAGGCTGCTATTCAATGTTCTCGGGGCCTTCTGAATAGACTGAAGAATCGTACGCCGAAGAGATTAGGGCGTTAGGCGCATGCCTGGAGATGGGCATATCTTTGCTCATGTCCCTAATCATGAATCCATTCATTTTGCTGCTCCTTTGTGCTCTCAAGGCTTGGATATTCATGCTATTTGCTGCTCTGACATTGGGAATGTGTTTCTCAATTTATAAAGTTTGCccgagagagaaaagaaagatgcTGAAGGAGTTAAGGAAGATCTCTTCAAATAACATTGGTTTTGGAAGATGTTTCTTTCAAAAGATGACAATGTTGAAGCCGTGTAGCTGTAAGTTATTTCTTTActgtaaaattataatttatatttattgttattatgtaTTCTTGAGATTTTGGGTATATGTTCTTTTATAGGATGGCAGCAACACTCTACCTATGTGGCAGATCAAGAGCTTAATTCTACATATTAACCAACCGATGGCTTTAGGGAGATTTCAAGTAAAACATTGCTACGGGGAATCAAATTTTTAGTTGATTAACTTGCTAATGTAGGCGTAGTTGAAAGACATGAGATATTCTTCACTGAGGCTCTCTCTCTCTTTGGAAGTGCAAGCCAAAGCTTTATTGAAGAATGATAGAAATGGCTATCAAGtgactttgattttctttcatatTTAATTGGAATCTACTAAACTAAATTTTATACTAGcattatacacatattattattACTAAAATAATTTACGCAAAAATAATATCTCACCCTAATAGTGCTTTCACATGGACAAAGATGCACATAACATGCACATGACACATTTGTTAACTTCTTTAAGGACTAAAATATCATATTTACTTTATTGTAGTGAAAATAACTCATCAAGTAACATTAATCTCTCTAATATGCACATAAATTCTTTTATTATAATATTCATAATAagatttatttactttaaatataTCCATGCCCTGGCCGTGGAGGATTAGTTAATGTAGGTTTAATCTTTTCTCCATTGGCTTGTGCCAAATTAGTTGCTGGAAATATGAGTGTTCAAGGTTAATATTATCCAACTAATCATTATTAGCATTTTCTATGTGGTGAAATAGGAAATATCATTATATATAGTTTTAAATGTTTTGTGCTTCATATTGCATGTCACGCTTAAACAAGTTACAATCTTGGTGGTGATTCCCATTATATTGAGTGACATCAATGTTGGAAAGGAAACAAAGTGGATTTCCCTTGCTTCTAACTCCATGGCGCTTTGGGGCAGTACCAGCACGAAAGCAGTAAATATGGAAGAATGTCACAACTTCTGTTATGGTTGGAGATGTTCCTTTGCCAGTCGTGGATTTTTTCCTTTGTCACTTcttgtattgtttttctttctaaGTGAGACCCTGAGATTTCTCATTATGAAAGGGTGTATGGAGGAGGCAATCCCATAAGATGTTGAGGAAATGTGGAGCAGAAGCAGAGCTGCAGATGTTGGAAGGCATATTGGAAAATGAAGGCAAGAGGAAAAGGAAGAAATGGTCACACTCGCCCTTTTTACTGCTTTACATAATGGTTCAAATTTTACAGCAAGTGTTGGGCTTAGACTCAATACTATTATTTGGACCATTACTTCTGCAGTCAGCTAGATATACCTATAATGCCTCATTCGTTGCTCCGCTCATTGCTGGAGTTGTTCGAGCTGGTGTTGCTGGACTCACTTATCCGAGTTACAGCTTCTTCGGCCGATGGATGACTCTAATCTCGACATGTTTAGGCATGATTTTAGAACATGTACTTCttaatttctttcttatttaggtTTCCTTTATATAgattaatttttattaactgaaataTAGCATATCTAATTTGATATCACTTTTCTCGAAATTTTGCAGGTTTCCTTGCCGGGTCTCTTCCTTTTGGTAGGAGACTATATCTTTCAACTGAGTCAAACGAGTGCCTATGTTGGCATGGCATTTTCCATCCCCCTCATAGGCTGCTATTAAATGATTTCGAGGCCGTCTGAGTGGACTGAAGAATCGTACGCTGAAGAGATTAGGGTGTTAGGCGCATGTTGGGAGACGAGCATATCTTTGCTTATGTCCCTAATCATGAATCCATTCGTTTTGCTACTCCTTTGTGCTCTCAAGGCTTGAATATTAATGCTATTTGCTTCTCTGACATTGAGAATGTGCTTCTCAATTTATAAATTTTTGcccaagagagaaaagaaagatggCGAAGGAGTTGAGGAAGATCTCTTCAAATAACATTGGTTTTGGAAGAGGTTTCTTCCAAAATATGGCAATGTTGAAGCCGTGTAGCTGTAAgttattttttactataaaattataatttacatTGATTGTTATTATGTATTCATTTGATTTTGGGTATATATTCTTTTCTAGGATGACTGCAACACTCTACCTATGTGGCAAATCCGAAGATTAATTTTGCATATTAACCAACCGATGGCTTTAGGGAGGTTTCAAGTAATACATTGCAACGGGGAATCGAATTTTTAGTTGATTACCTTGCTAATGTAGGTGTAGTTGAAAGACATGAGATATTCTTCATTGAGGCTCTCTCTCTTTACAAGTTCAAGCCAAAGCCTTACTGAAGAATGATAGAAATGGCTATCAAGtgactttgattttctttcatatTTAATTGGAATCTACTACACTAAATTTAATACTAGAATTATGCACATATTATTATTACTAAAATAATTTACGCAGAAATAATACATCACCCTAATAGTGCTTTCACATGGACAAAGATGCACATAACATGCACATGACTCATTTGTTAACATCCTAAAGGACTGAAATCTCATATTAACTTTATTGTTGTGAAAACAACTCATCAAGTAACATTAATCTCTCTAGTATGCACATAAATTCTTTTATTATAATATTCGTAATAAGATTTATTTACTCTAAATATATCCATGCCTTGGTCGTGGAGGATGAGTTAATGTAGGTTTAATCGTTTCTCCATTGGCTTGTGCCAAATTAGTTGCTGGAAATACTAGTGTTCAAGGTTAGTATTATTAAACTAACCATTATTAGCATTTTCTATGTTGTGAAATAGGAAATGTCATAATATATAGTATTAATTCTTTTGTGGTTCATATTGCCCGTCACACTTAAACAAGTTACAATCTTAGGGGTGATTCCCATTATATTGAGTGACATCAATGTTGGAAAGGCACCAAAGTGGATTTCCCTTGCTTATAACTCCATGGTGCTTTGGGGCAGTACCAGCATGAAAGCAGTAAATATGGCAGAATGTCACAACTTCTGTTATGGTTAGAGGTGGTCCTTTGCCGGTCGTGGGTTTTTTGCTTTGCTACTTCTTGTAATATCTTTCTTTCTTAGTGAGACCCCGGGGTTTCTCATTAATAAAGGGCATATGAAGGAGGTAAAAACGTCCCTTAATATGTTTAGGAAAGGTGGAGCAGAAGCAGAGCTGCAGATGTTGGCAGGCATGATGGAAAATGAAGGCTAGAGGAAAAGGAAGAAATTGTCACACTCGCCACTATTACTGTTTAACATAGTGGCTCAAATTTTCCAGCAAGTGTTGGGCTTAGACTCAATACTATTCTTTGGACCATTACTTCTGCAGTCAGCTAGATACACCTATAATGCCTCATTCGTCGCTCCGCTCATTGCAGGAGTTGTTCGAGCTGGAGTTGCTGGACTCACTTATCCGAGTTACAGCTTCTTCGGCCGACGCATGACTCTAATCTCGGCATGTTTAGGCATGATTTTAGCACAtggacttcttcaattctttattaTTTAGGTTTCCTTTATATAgattaatttttattaactgaaataTAGCATATCTAATTTGATATCACTTTTCTCGGATTTTTTCAGGTTTCCTTGTCGGGTCTCTTCCTTTTGGTAGGAGACTATATCTTTCAACTGAGACAAAAGAGTGCCTATGCTGGCATGGCATTTGCCATCCCCCTCATAGTCAGCTATTCAATGTTCTCGGGGCCTTCTGAGTTGACTGAAGAATCGTATGCCGAAGAGATTAGGGCGTTAGGCGCATGCTGGGAGACGAGCATATCTTTGATCATGTCCTTAATCATGAATCCATTCGTTTTGCTGCTCCTTTGTGCTCTCAAGGCTTAGATATTCATGCTATTTGCTGCTATGACATTGGGAATGTGCTTCTCAATTTATAAATTTTGCccgagagagaaaagaaagatgcTGAAGGAGTTAAGGAAGATCTCTTCAAATAACATTGGTTTAGGAATAGGTTTCTTCCAAAAGATGGCAATGTTTAAGCCGTGTAGctgtaatttatttttttactgtaaaattataatttacatttattgttattatatattCTTGAGATTTTGGGTATATGTTCTTTTCTAGGATGACATCAACACTCTATCTATGTGGCTGATCAGGAGCTTAATTCTGCATATTAACCAACCGATGGCTTTAGGGAGGTTTCAAGTAACACATTGCTACGGGGAATCAATTTTTTAGTTGATTACCTTGCTAATGTATGCGTAGTTGAAAGACAGGAGATATTCTTCATTGaggcgctctctctctctctttgcaAATGCAAGCCAAAGCCTTACTGAAGAATGATAGAAATGTCTATCAAGTGACATTGATTTTCTTTCATATTTAATTGGAATCAACTAAACTAAATTTTATACTAGCATTATGCACATATTATTATTACTAAAATAATTTACGCAAAAAAAAACCTCACCCTAGTAGAGCTTTCACATGGAAAAAGATGCACATAACATGCACATGACTCATTTGTTAACTTCTTTAAGGACTAAAATCTcatatttactttattgttgtgaaAATTACTCATCAAGTAACATTAATCTCTCTAGTATGCACAtaagttttttttattataatattCGTAATAagatttatttactttaaatataTCCTTGCCCTGGTCGTGGAGGATGAGTTAATGTAGGGTTAATCTTTTCTCCATTAAATTGTGCCAAATTAGTTGCCGGAAATATGAGTGTTTAAGGTTAGTATTATCCAACTAACCATTATTACCATTTGCTATGTTGTGAAATAGGAAATATTAGAATATATAGTTTTAAAACTTTTATGCTTCATATTGCATGTCACACTTAAGCAAATTACAATCATGCAGGCGATTCCCATTATATTGAGTGATATCAATGTTGGAAAGGCACCAAAGTGGAATTTCCTTGCTTATAACTCCATAATGCTATGGGGAAGTACTAGTACCAAAGCAGCAAACATGGCAGAATGTCACAACTTCCGTTATGGTTGGAGATGGTCCTTTGCCAGTAGTGGATTTTTGGCTTTGCCACTTCTTGTACTGTCTTTCTTTCTTAGTGAGACCCCGAGGTTTCTCATTAAGAAATGGTGTATGGAGGAGGCAAAAGAGTCCCTTAAGATGTTGAATAAATGTGGAGCAGAAGTAGAGCTACAAATGTTGGCAGGCATGATGGGAAATAAAggcaagaagaaaagaaagaaattgtCACACTCGCCACTTTTACTACTTAACATAGTGGCTCAAATTTTCCAGCAAGTGTTGGGCTTAGAATCATTACTATTCTTTGGACCATTACTTCTACAGTCAGCTAGATACACCTATAATGCCTCATTCGTCGCTCCGCTCATTACCGAAGCTGTTCGAGCTGGAGTTGCTGGACTCACTTATCCGAGTTACAGGTTCTTCGGCCGACGGATGAATCTAGTCTCGGCATGCATAGGAATGATTTTAGCACATGTacttcttcatttatttcttaaTTAGGTTTCCTTTATATAGATTAATTTTTATTACTGAAATATAGCATATCTAATTTGATATCACTTTTCTTGAATTTTTTCAGGTTTCCTTGCCGGGTCTCTTCCTTTTGGTAGGAGACTATATCTTTCCACTGAGCCAAAAGAGTGCCTATGTTGGTATGGCATTTGCCATCCCCCTCATAAGCTGCTATTCAATGTTCTCGGGGCCTTTCTGAGTGGACTGAAGAATTGTACGCCGAAGAGATTAGGGCGTTAGGCGCATGCCGGGAGATGAGCATATCTTTGCTCATGTCCCTAATCATGAATCCTTTCATTTTGCTGCTCTTTTGTGCTCTCAAGGCTTGGATATTCATGCTATTTGCTGCTCTGACATTAGGAATGTGCTTCTCAATTTATAAATTTTGCcggagagagaaaagaaagatgcTGAAGGAGTTAAGGAAGGTCTCTTCAAATAACATTGGTTTTGGAAGATGTTTCTTCCAAAAGATGGCAATGTTGAAGCCGTGTAGCTGTAAGTTATTTTTTTACTGTAaatttataatttatatttatttttattatgtattCTTGAGATTTTGGGTATATGTTCTTTTCTAGATTGACAGCAACACTCTACCTATGTGGCAGATCCGGAGATTAATTCTGCATATTAACCAACCGATGGCTTTAGGGAGGTTTCAATAATACATTGCTACGGGGAATCATATTTTTAGTTGATTACCTTGCTAATGTAGGCGTAGTTAAAAGACATGAGATATTCTTCACTgaggctctctctctctctctctctctctctctctctctctctctctctctctctctctctctctctctctctctctctctctctctctctctctgcaaGTGCAAGTCAAAGCCTTACTGAAGAATGATAGAAATGTCTATCAAGtgactttgattttctttcatatTTAATTGGAATCTACTAAACTAAATTTTATGCTAGCATTATGCACATATTATTATTACTAAAATAATTTACGCAAAAATAAAACCTCACCCAAGTAGTGCTTTCACATGGAAAAAGATGCACATAACATACACATGACTCATTTGTTAACTTACTTAAGGACTGAAATCTTATATTAACTTTATTGTTGTGAAAACAACTCATCAAGTAACATTAATCTCTCTAGTATCCACATAAATTCTTTTATTATAATTTTCATAATAagatttatttactttaaatataTCCATGCCCTGGTCGTGGAGGAAGTGTTAATGTAGGTTTAATCTTTTCTCCATTGGCTTGTGCCAATTAGTTGCCGGAAATATGAGTGTTCAAGGTTAGTATTATCCAACTAACCATTATTACCATTTGCTAAGTTGTGAAACAGGAAATATTAGAATATATAGATTTAAAACCTTTGTGCTTCATATTGCATGTCACACTTAAGCAAATTACAATCATGCAGGCGATTCCCATTATATTGAGTAATATCAATGTTGGAAAGGCACCAAAGTGGATTTTCTTTGCTTATAAATCCATAATGCTATGGGGGAGTACTAGTACCAAAGCAGCAAACA from Nicotiana tabacum cultivar K326 chromosome 24, ASM71507v2, whole genome shotgun sequence includes:
- the LOC107795062 gene encoding sugar transport protein 2-like; its protein translation is MQAIPIILSDINVGKAPKWNFLAYNSIMLWGSTSTKAANMAECHNFRYGWRWSFASSGFLALPLLVLSFFLSETPRFLIKKWCMEEAKESLKMLNKCGAEVELQMLAGMMGNKGKKKRKKLSHSPLLLLNIVAQIFQQVLGLESLLFFGPLLLQSARYTYNASFVAPLITEAVRAGVAGLTYPSYRFFGRRMNLVSACIGMILAHVSLPGLFLLVGDYIFPLSQKSAYVGMAFAIPLISCYSMFSGPF